The genomic stretch CCTTCGGCGGTGCGCACGGCGAGCGCGTGCAGCCAGCGCAGGGAGCGCGCGAAGTGGATGCGGCGCAGGGCCGCGCGCGCGTCCGCGTCGCGCACGCGCGCGGCCTGTTCGTCTTCATGGTCCCATCGGCGTTCGAGCAGGTAGAGCCGGCCGATCAGCTTCAAGGCCACGCGCACCAGCTTCGGGTTCTCGGCCTGCGCGTCGAAGAACTTGCGTCGGGCGTGCGCCCAACAGCCCAGCCACGTCACCATTTCGTGGGTACGCGCGTACGCGGCGTAGGCTTCGTAGCCGTCGGATTGCAGCAACCCCGACCAGGACTCGCCGATCAAACGCGGCAGTTCGCCGTGACGACGCGTCATCCTCCAGTCGAAGACGACGTCGCCGTCGGGCTCGCTCACCACCCACAACCATGCCTGCACGGTGCCGCCGCGGGCGTTGTCCGGATCGTGACAGCGCACCGGCGTCTCGTCGCACTGCACGTATCCGTTTTTCAACAACACTTGCAGCATGCAGCGGTGGATCGGTTCGCACAGTTCGGCGGCGATGCGCACCCACTCCGCCATGCTCTGTCGCGAGAGCGTCGCGCCCCAGTGCGCGGACATCTTCTCGAGGCGATGAAGCGGAAGATGGTTTTGATACTTCGAGATCGCGATCCAAGCGAGCAGTCCGGCCGAGACGTAACCACCGGGGACCGGCCGCGCGGGTGCGGGCGCGAGCACCGGAGCACGCGTGCGATCGTCGCGACGGCGGTACTTCGGGCGCACGAACTCGCGCTTGATCAGCCGCGGCGGCACGACGTCGATCTCGAAGGTGCGCTCTTCGCCGATCTTCTCGTAACACTGCGGCTCGTTCTTCACCTCCTCGGGCTCGATCGTGATCGTCTCGGCCACCGGCACGTCGGCGAACGCCTCGGCGGGCGTCCGTCGCGGCGCGGTCGGAACGGCTGCACGCTCGTAGCTGACCGTGCGCACGGGCGACTCGGCCCGCGCCTTCGCCGTCTCCATGGCCTCCAACTCCAACAACATCTGCGCGCGATCGAACCGCTCGCTCCTGCCGCCCGCGAAGAGCTCCTTCTTCAACCAGTCGATCTGCGCACGCAACGCCGTGTTCTCCTCTCGCAGATGCAGGTAATCGGCGTAGATCTGCTCGACCGGCGGCACGGTGTGTATCCTCTTACAGGATACACGGAGCAGTCCAGTCGATTATCGCTCGTACCACGCCTTGCGGCAGCCGTCTTTGAGCTCGATGCCCGCCAGCAGCATCGTCAGCGCCTCGGGTGCGAGCGTCACCTTCACCACGTCGCTGCCCGACGGCCAGCTGAATCGCCCCTTCTCCAGGCGCTTCGCGAAAACCCACGCCCCGGTCCCGTCCCAATACAACAGCTTCACGCGATCGCGCTTCTTGTTGCCGAAGACGAACAGCGCGCCTTCGCGCGGATCCTCCCGCAGACGCTGCGTCGCCAGCGCCCACAGGCTGTCGAACTGCTTGCGCATGTCCACCGGCTCCACCGCCAGGTGGATACGCAACGCCGAGGGCAGACTCAACATGACCGCGCGCGCAACGCCGCGACCACCGCGATCAACACCGCCGCGTTGTTCCCGCGGATCAACGTGCCGTCGGTCAACTGCACGCTCACTTCCGCGCCCGACGCCGACACCGCCGAAGCCGGCAACGCCGCCTCCACGAACCGCACCGGCGACGACGACGCGCTCCCGCGAAGGCGACGCGCGCGCACCCACGAGGCGAACGTCTGATACTGCACGCCCGCACGCTTCGCGAAGGCCGACTGGGTCAGCCCGCTCGCGTCGTACTCCCGCAGGTAGCGCTCGATCGC from Opitutales bacterium ASA1 encodes the following:
- the tnpB_2 gene encoding IS66 family insertion sequence element accessory protein TnpB, with protein sequence MLSLPSALRIHLAVEPVDMRKQFDSLWALATQRLREDPREGALFVFGNKKRDRVKLLYWDGTGAWVFAKRLEKGRFSWPSGSDVVKVTLAPEALTMLLAGIELKDGCRKAWYER
- a CDS encoding IS66-like element ISBthe6 family transposase: MPPVEQIYADYLHLREENTALRAQIDWLKKELFAGGRSERFDRAQMLLELEAMETAKARAESPVRTVSYERAAVPTAPRRTPAEAFADVPVAETITIEPEEVKNEPQCYEKIGEERTFEIDVVPPRLIKREFVRPKYRRRDDRTRAPVLAPAPARPVPGGYVSAGLLAWIAISKYQNHLPLHRLEKMSAHWGATLSRQSMAEWVRIAAELCEPIHRCMLQVLLKNGYVQCDETPVRCHDPDNARGGTVQAWLWVVSEPDGDVVFDWRMTRRHGELPRLIGESWSGLLQSDGYEAYAAYARTHEMVTWLGCWAHARRKFFDAQAENPKLVRVALKLIGRLYLLERRWDHEDEQAARVRDADARAALRRIHFARSLRWLHALAVRTAEGERPKSLLGRACRYLLAHWKPLCAHLDHGRTRIDNNLVENAIRPSCIGKKFRGRRPTRPVAQRAGTLAVHRRPPSRPTLRRALLADRLLRAPRQGPARLPARRPDPSARHDQPGRHIRAHPGELATRRSRELKKASTP